In the Plasmodium gaboni strain SY75 chromosome 13, whole genome shotgun sequence genome, TTTAACTTTTTGATATACTTGACCACTGTTTAAATTTACTATTCGTAATAAAGATGTACAGTTtgaacataaaaaaatgtcTAGATTCGTtggaaataataatacagATAATGTTGCTGAAGAATCAGAAAATacttttaataaaaaacCTGTAGATACTTCccatatttttattgttttatCTATTGATGatgaaattattttatcttcTGAAAAGGAAAAAACTAAACATGTTATTGCCCTTTTATGACCTGATAATTTggataataattttgtgCATGTGctattttcatcatatgAATTATAACTATCATTCTTTAATGACATAATGCTCTTTTTCTTCCCACTCTCCTCACACCcaacaatattattattattattattattattattatgattatcattattttgtatattcatgttatccatattattattcatgTTGTATTCCACGTTAcccatattattattattactgTTGTATATACTACTATCGTcattgtaataataatagtaatcattttttaacTCTAAACTTGTTCTAAAACActtatatacatatataacCCCATCCTTACATCCTAcagataataatatataatttttattcaCATTATCTTGACCCATACACAAATATGTTATAGGTGTATTCCCTTTAAGAGTTATTTCATACACTGGTTGTAAACCTCTTCCAAGATCtgaattatattttttattaccATATACATAATTGTTTAATGGCATGGATTCCCTCAACAATTGTAAGTGTTGATTCTTCTTATTGTTATTCTGAATGCCACATATAGCTTTTATAGTATTCACAACtgaataaatattattattattactactactagtagtagtaatattttgataatatttatttttgcTTAGGTCTACTCGTTTAGATTTTATTACATCGTTGGATTTATTTACAAAAGATGATAAGAAAGCGTCGTCACTATCTTTAAAAGATTCATCATGATATAAAGACATAAAACTGTGagttttctttttaattttgtttatatgATTAAAGTATGCTGATTCGTTACCatatttatctttatccttaatattattatgttgATGACCATattgattattataaacagatgtaacataattataattattatgagAATTATCCAAGAAATAATTAGAATGTAATGTTATTTCATTCGCATAATTATTAActatatcatatatatctaatgcttttatataaaatgcATTACATGCTTTAGCTACACGTACAGCATAGGATacatcatttatattaagatttaaattaattttttcattaaatatattctcaaataaatataatttagTTGTTTTCTTTACATTAATTAATGAAGCTTCTTGTAATAAATGCACTGCTGGATTTATTGATTCTTTATTTGTAGCATCAAATACtattataatacatatagaattttttatataattaaataagGATTCTTCAACATTTTTATTCGATGAATATGCACAATCtacaatttttatttgtgAACATTTATgtgttataatatatgtattgtaataattatgacaacttaaatcattatttacaacctttttattttttcttaataaaCCTAAATTATCTTCATCTCCTAAACGCACAAATAAATCTTCTAACAAACTCGTCTTCCCTACATTCCTTGGACCACATACAAGAATATCTACAATTccatcattttttttaaaagaactcttattatcataatttaaattattttcaattttatAGTCTATTATTAAAGGATTACTATTATAGCTCGAAAAattcataaaatttttaaaatatttattattacaataattattattaaacaacttatttgatataccactattatgataattattcatattattattatttataacatCATTATATACATTACCATTTGTATCTTTAATTTGTCTTAATAAActtattaatttattatatttatcatttaatgttacattttgttttatatactctttattttgaatttctaacttttttattttttttaataaattatatttttcttcattctcttcattttttattgtattCCTTATTTTTTGGTCTTCTATTCTTTCTTCTGTAAATATCAAATTATTATCCTTACTATTATCAccatcattattattattattattattattattattactcatattattattatttatatagtTTGTTACGTTCGTGTCAGTGCTAAAACTATTACGCACATCATTATGATCATCATGCATATCATTACGTTGGACACAAAAAATTTCTGCACTATCAACATGTGCTGTATCTTCCCTCTTTAAAGGAATCATAATATCCTTATTAAgttctttattattttttttcagtttaatattttcattttttttagataCATGTTTGGatgatatataatcatttgATTGTTTATGAGATAATAAAGAAACCTTATGTAACAAGTCCTTTATTACTTTctcattatttttattatctttttctagattatcaatttttttaatcaGCTTATCAATTTTTGCAGATGCTTTTAATAGTTTACTTTctatttctattttttccgttttttctttttttaattcattcATTAATACTTgattttttgataataaagAACCCACTTCTTTAGATTCCATTTTTAATCTTCTCAATTGTTTTCTAGCTAATATGCCCTTCCAATTtaattgtatttttttagtagctttcaataattttttataaaatgtatgTTCTTTGTAAGCTTTCCATGTTGCTTGTATTTTACTTGCATAATAATTCTGTctatatgttttataaaattttaccattaaatattttcttatatgTGACTGTATAAGAATACAAcaatttcttttaaataaaaatctctttctaattatatatgtatatatatgagaACAAATTAACTTTTCGGCTTCTTgtctttttaatttctcttttcttataatatcTAATCTATTTCTAAACCATCGTTGTATAATcacaattttttttttcattaatatgtataattttttttgtgtataTGCCTTATAATTCTTTTGAATAACAATGGCCTTTAAACTACGAAGATCACTTCTTAGGGttgataaaatattatatgcaTCACTTTTAAAAAAGCATAAATTTTTACCTACAGACCATATGAGCAAATTGTTTTTTTCGTCGTCTATCTCATTAGGATGACAACAGGGAAGcttttcaatatttttattcgtgttattttttatatttgtgtCGTCGTTTATATTTGTGtcatcttttatatttgtgtcatcttttatatttgtgtCGTCGTTTATATTTGTGTCgtcttttatatttgtgtcatcttttatatttgtgtCATCCTTCACATTTGTGTCATCCTTCACATTTGTGTCATCCTTCATATTTGTGTCATCCTTCATATTTGTATCCTTATTATCAATTCCTACATTACCACTTGACACACCATTCATCTCAGTAGTTTTGTGTTGCACCTTTTTCTTCTTTGAAGAAAGTTTTCgaaaaaatttattttcctcttctttttttttgtgcTTCAACAACTTTagattatttatatattcttgTATCGGTTGAGTTACATACAACTTGGAGAGTATAAAATTAGCCTTATAAGACCATGGTTTGTTATCCTTATTATACATTTCTAATTTGTTTCTGtcttctttatttaaaagaattttATAATCTTGAACACATTCTGCGTGAGATAATCTAACTGGGTAACCTGCACGACTTACTTTTATAGCTTGTAGAACACCTCCATATTTTAATTGTTCGTTTACTGATATTCTATCAAATACATCTGGTACGTTTTGTGAATTTGGTTTTATACATCTAATAAAATGTGGTTCTGTTTCTTTTATTCTTGTCATTAATAAATTGAGTTGTTCTTTAAATTCGCTAGAAACGGTAAcaaattttcttttatctGTATTTCTTCTTAAATAGGTTTGAAAAAGATGTGATACATATTCATTCTTACTATGTAACAACAATTTTTGTGCATCTAAAGATAATTGAtccttatttttttcaagAAAACCGGTAGAATTATAAACAACTTGCCCAGCAAAATGTACAATAATAAAACTACTAGAATCTGTTTTGATAGATTTAAATCTTTTATTCGATgtgttattattattactactatTTGATGTGTGTTTACTTATAATTTTGCTACAAAAACTTTTATCTTTACCTGATGGTATATAACATTCTTCATCGAGCATACAAAATACACCATATGGTTTCGATTCTAATATATCTAAACAATCTTTATTATCTGGGAAATCTAATGGATCCCATAGAATCCCTTCTTccatatataatttttcttcacatttaaatatgaagttattaaaaaattgttGTAAACACTCATTTGTATAATTAATACATAATTGTTCAAATGAATTAATTGGGAATGATTCAAAACCGAATATATCTAGAACCCcacaaaataaatttaaatcttttatatatcctATAGATTGATTTGTTCTTTCAACaacttttaaaaataagCATCCATATATAGCTCTAGCTAATGCATCTCTAATATCATTAGCTATATTTGAATTCACAGGTTTCTTATAATGTTCATTATTTGCTATTATTGTTTTAAAACATAAAgaatttattaaatcattttcatcaacatctaaaaaatatgctgctttttttaaatcatcATTAGATACTTCTAATATAGTAGCTTCCTCTTTTGTgtcatcattattaaataaaatatttcctatatataatataccttctaaaattttaaatatcTGATATTGTTCTGTATTACTAATACCAATAGTTTGCATAGCATGCACAGTTGATTCGAATTCTTCTAATTCATTAACTTCATTTAATTCATATACACTAGACTTTGTTAAGTATCTAAAATGTACATGTTCTTTAAAATCTGTAAAATCTATTTTCATAGGTTCTACATTTtctaaatttttaaatttgCTTGTACTAGGAAATTGAtaccatttttttttatcttctttatatatattattttttttggaaatatcattatttaaatgttCATCACATGTATCagtaatatatttttcaacatgtccattttcattattattaatagtTGAATTATCTACATTATTGGCTTCTTTTACAGCTTTACACAgttgataaaaaatatgataatttcTTTCTCCTTCTTGTTGATCACACACACGAACTTTTTCTAATAAATAAGTTAAAATTTTAGCACCACATAATTTACctttaatataatttttatgatcAACAGAAAATTGtaattcaatatattttccGAATCTACtagaattattatttcttaaaGTTCTTGCATTACCAAATGCTTCTAAAAGAGGATTACTTTCTAATACTTGTGATTCTATTAAAgatcttttttttatatctgAACCTGCACATGCTAAAAATTTCATTACATATTTTGTTGATTCTGTTTTTCCAGCACCGGATTCACCACTTATTAATATTGTCTGTGatttgttattattacaCATACCTAAATAAGCACTATTAGAAGTAGCGAATATGTGAGGACTCTTAGATTTTATAGGCTGAACATGTTTAGCTAGCATGTTATCTGAATATAAATCTTTTATAATCTTAAAAGGATTTACAGCTATTAATATGGGACCTGtaaatgtatatatctCATCAATATCAAAACGAACATTCAAACTATGTAGTATCGAAGCTTCATGTAAGTGGGTTAACTTTGTTAAATCTGAGGGAGCAGACAATCCGCTCGAATCAAATAAATCTAAAAAGAAGAAAggcaaaaaaaaaaaaatgaaataccattattataaataaatataaatatatatttttttttttgtgtgtCATGTATttacttatatattatgaataacaaaatatttgttacataataatatatatatataataccTAAATTTCGAAGATAAAATTCATCAgtttcttttaattttattatatcatcatcttcagttttaacaataatattatcttcatCTTCATTTATAATCTCAGCGCTAGCCCATACctattaaaataaaaaaataaaaaaatatataaatatatatatatatgtgcacATTTAATGaacttattatttttcatttatatatatatatatatattactttaTTTTTGTCTCTGATAAATATCTTTGTTCCTATAACACATTTATTTGCACCTTCCATCGGACTACAAATTgttgatatattattaaatagaatttatataaataaataaatatatatatatatatatatatatatatatatatttatctatttGTGGTTTCgttttattcttattttattttgatcTCATTGatcaaaataaaaggaTTAACAACTTGTGTGTACTAGTAATActtatttataaataatataacatcatatatgtattaacaaaataaaaataaaattctACACCTTCATATTTAATAACTCTTTctagaaaatatatatatatatatatatatattattgtttataatatatattaattttatatatttgtttattttttatttatttatttattttattttatttttttttttttctgtttAATAGTTTAAATTAacttttattaaaaaaaaagaaatcaTAATCTACAtattacacatataaataaataaataaataaataaataaataaatatatatatatatatatatattgtttgGTGGaattactttttatatacatattcTTTCGTctaagaaaaaataaagcacacaattattttaaaaacacataaaaaaataaaataaataagtaaataagaaaatttGTTCAAGTTgtatagatatatataatataaaatatatacatatatttatatattcatatattcatatattcatacatttatatattcatatattcatacatttatatattcatatatttatatattaatacatttatatatttatatgtgtcatatttttgtacagaaaaaaaaaaaataaaaataaaataaaaaaaaaataaaaaaaaaataaaaacaaaaacaaaaacgtatttataaaaagtCACTTAAATAAGGTTGAGGTAAATAAATTTATCtcttcattataataaaaaaagacagaaaaaaaaaaaaaaaattaataaaataaaaacaaaaaattataaataataaatggaaattataaaatgtacaaatataaaaataaaaataatataaaatacaataataaataaataatatcatatatcAAATTAATTTACAAGTTCCTACGAAATTGTTctgttttatattaaatcGTGAACagtataaaaatattaaattatttaatacaCAATTAATGGgtattaaaaatatatgaaatgTGTTTATACaagcatatatatatataatatatatatatatatatatatatatatatacatattatttaaacaAGTGTAGGACAttaatttcatattttttatattaatacaaaaaaaataaaaataaaataaaaaaataataaaaaacCAAACATTTTACTGcattatatgtatatgatatgtatatatataatatattatacatatgtgtttttttatttttttatttttttattttttaatatttttattttttttgtttttcttttctttttattttattttattttattttctttcttttttttttttatagcCAAAATGCATATTTAATTTTCacattaaaataaaatattataaaaaataaaaaggatttacatattatatttttatgaattaaaaattgttaatcaaatatatacaacAAAGAAATCAAAGAAAGATATTtattcattcatattattttttaaaaatttacgaaattatatatatatatgtatatatataatatatatatatatatatatatatatatatatatattttttaaggGGAGAATTAGCGGggataataataattataaaaataatatatattatatattatattataacattaaataaaataatatatattagatttaaaattatataaaaatatgtataaaattacaatgatattcaaaaaaaaaaaaaaagaaaaaaaaaggcgaatatattatattatatatatatatatatatgatgtgaaaaaataaaaaatgagcatgtttaattttttatattgatttttctctttaatcatttattattatacctcttataattaataaaaaaacaaaaattcatataaaaaaaataggatattactataatattattatatacatataaatttacatgtattatatatatataaatcttTATGTATACTTATATGTGTGAATATTTTgttatcttttttatttcccACATAAT is a window encoding:
- a CDS encoding myosin C; this translates as MEGANKCVIGTKIFIRDKNKVWASAEIINEDEDNIIVKTEDDDIIKLKETDEFYLRNLDLFDSSGLSAPSDLTKLTHLHEASILHSLNVRFDIDEIYTFTGPILIAVNPFKIIKDLYSDNMLAKHVQPIKSKSPHIFATSNSAYLGMCNNNKSQTILISGESGAGKTESTKYVMKFLACAGSDIKKRSLIESQVLESNPLLEAFGNARTLRNNNSSRFGKYIELQFSVDHKNYIKGKLCGAKILTYLLEKVRVCDQQEGERNYHIFYQLCKAVKEANNVDNSTINNNENGHVEKYITDTCDEHLNNDISKKNNIYKEDKKKWYQFPSTSKFKNLENVEPMKIDFTDFKEHVHFRYLTKSSVYELNEVNELEEFESTVHAMQTIGISNTEQYQIFKILEGILYIGNILFNNDDTKEEATILEVSNDDLKKAAYFLDVDENDLINSLCFKTIIANNEHYKKPVNSNIANDIRDALARAIYGCLFLKVVERTNQSIGYIKDLNLFCGVLDIFGFESFPINSFEQLCINYTNECLQQFFNNFIFKCEEKLYMEEGILWDPLDFPDNKDCLDILESKPYGVFCMLDEECYIPSGKDKSFCSKIISKHTSNSSNNNNTSNKRFKSIKTDSSSFIIVHFAGQVVYNSTGFLEKNKDQLSLDAQKLLLHSKNEYVSHLFQTYLRRNTDKRKFVTVSSEFKEQLNLLMTRIKETEPHFIRCIKPNSQNVPDVFDRISVNEQLKYGGVLQAIKVSRAGYPVRLSHAECVQDYKILLNKEDRNKLEMYNKDNKPWSYKANFILSKLYVTQPIQEYINNLKLLKHKKKEEENKFFRKLSSKKKKVQHKTTEMNGVSSGNVGIDNKDTNMKDDTNMKDDTNVKDDTNVKDDTNIKDDTNIKDDTNINDDTNIKDDTNIKDDTNINDDTNIKNNTNKNIEKLPCCHPNEIDDEKNNLLIWSVGKNLCFFKSDAYNILSTLRSDLRSLKAIVIQKNYKAYTQKKLYILMKKKIVIIQRWFRNRLDIIRKEKLKRQEAEKLICSHIYTYIIRKRFLFKRNCCILIQSHIRKYLMVKFYKTYRQNYYASKIQATWKAYKEHTFYKKLLKATKKIQLNWKGILARKQLRRLKMESKEVGSLLSKNQVLMNELKKEKTEKIEIESKLLKASAKIDKLIKKIDNLEKDNKNNEKVIKDLLHKVSLLSHKQSNDYISSKHVSKKNENIKLKKNNKELNKDIMIPLKREDTAHVDSAEIFCVQRNDMHDDHNDVRNSFSTDTNVTNYINNNNMSNNNNNNNNNNDGDNSKDNNLIFTEERIEDQKIRNTIKNEENEEKYNLLKKIKKLEIQNKEYIKQNVTLNDKYNKLISLLRQIKDTNGNVYNDVINNNNMNNYHNSGISNKLFNNNYCNNKYFKNFMNFSSYNSNPLIIDYKIENNLNYDNKSSFKKNDGIVDILVCGPRNVGKTSLLEDLFVRLGDEDNLGLLRKNKKVVNNDLSCHNYYNTYIITHKCSQIKIVDCAYSSNKNVEESLFNYIKNSICIIIVFDATNKESINPAVHLLQEASLINVKKTTKLYLFENIFNEKINLNLNINDVSYAVRVAKACNAFYIKALDIYDIVNNYANEITLHSNYFLDNSHNNYNYVTSVYNNQYGHQHNNIKDKDKYGNESAYFNHINKIKKKTHSFMSLYHDESFKDSDDAFLSSFVNKSNDVIKSKRVDLSKNKYYQNITTTSSSNNNNIYSVVNTIKAICGIQNNNKKNQHLQLLRESMPLNNYVYGNKKYNSDLGRGLQPVYEITLKGNTPITYLCMGQDNVNKNYILLSVGCKDGVIYVYKCFRTSLELKNDYYYYYNDDSSIYNSNNNNMGNVEYNMNNNMDNMNIQNNDNHNNNNNNNNNIVGCEESGKKKSIMSLKNDSYNSYDENSTCTKLLSKLSGHKRAITCLVFSFSEDKIISSSIDKTIKIWEVSTGFLLKVFSDSSATLSVLLFPTNLDIFLCSNCTSLLRIVNLNSGQVYQKVKVESEIRALEMDDTCLNIFAGSKNGTIYVLEVIYNERVEIKFRFLFSLSPITCIKFIPRHSIKTSPGIIVNSCDNHIGIIECVYGNKGILTTLSVKHRIRINHALLPIRNCYSKYGGGWVMSGSEDGNIYICSLLPQSNYKLIFLKHHKAPVMAVVVNSIDTLMVSADSKGNIVFWRRSFV